The Streptomyces sp. NBC_00435 nucleotide sequence CAGGGGGTGCACCTTGCCCGGCCGGGCGGGTATGCCGGCGCCGCCCAGGGCCGGGAGCCGAGGCGGCCACGGTCCCCGCCTCGGTCAGCGCCGTCGTCGCGATCGTGCGGGGATCCCCCAACCTGCGTCAGGACCTCGCCGATCGCGACGGCGGGGCGTTCCGCGCGCGTCACCTCGATGTGTTCGGCGAGGTCGGCGAGGAGTTCCTGGCGACGGTCGGCGGGGAGCGCGGAGGCCTCGCGCTCGACGGCGTGGAGGTAGTCGCGTACGAGGTCGGCAGAGTTCTTCATGCGAGGTCTCCGGTGGAGGTGTGCGGGGTGGCGAGGAAGGAGTCGACGGCGTTGCGGAAGCCGGGCCAGACCCGGGTGAACTCCTCGAGCGCGGCCCGGCCGCTGTCGGTGAGTGCGTAGTAGCGGCGCGGTGGGCCCGAGGTGGACTCCTGCCAGGTGGTGGTGACCAGATCGTCGCGGCGGAGCCGGGAGAGCAGCGGGTAGACCGTGCCCTGGCTGGTGGCCAGGGCGCCGGAGTCCTCCAGGGCGTGGAGGAGTTCCACGCCGTAGCGGGGGCGGTCCCGCATCAGGGCGAGTACGCAGTACTCCAGGACCCCCTTGCGCAGCTGGGCGGCCGCCCGGGCCTGCTTGGTCGAATCACCTGGTTCCATGCGATGCAAGATACCTGGTGCGGTGGACCCGGTCCGGGGTGGGCTGGGGCGCGAAGCGGCCCCATCCGAGCCCACGGGGGGTCGGTCGACGGCTCACGGGCACGGGACGAGCCGTGCGACGGCCCAACGGCCCGACGGCCCGGGGATCCGGGGATCCGAAGGAAATGGCCTAGTTGGCCCGCGCGCGGAACGTCTGCCGGTACACCATCGGAGCCACCCCGATCGCGTGCGCCATGTGCCGTCGCAGCGAAGCGCCCGTACCCAGGCCCGCCTCCTGCGCGATCCGGTCCACCGGCAGGTCGGTGACCTCCAGAAGGCGCCGGGCATGCTCGACGCGCTGCCGGGTCAGCCACTGCCCGGGCGTCATCCCGACCTCGTCGCGGAACCGGCGCGAGAAGGTCCGTACGCTCATCCCGGCGTGGCGCGCCAGCTCCGCCAGGGCGATCGGGCGGCCGAGCCGACTGAGGGCCCACTCGCGGGTGGCGGCGGTGCTCGCCTGCGAGACCTCGGGCACCGGCCGTTCGATGAACTGGGCCTGGCCCCCCTCCCGCCACGGCGGTACGACACACAGCCGGGCGACCCGGTTGGCCACGGCGCTGCCGTGGTCGCGACGCAGCAGGTGCAGGCAGAGGTCGACTCCGGCGGCGACTCCGGCGGCCGTCAGTACCTGGCCGCCGTCCACGAACAGGACGTCCGCGTCGACCCGGACCTGCGGGAAGGCTCGCTGGAAGTGTTCCGCCTCGTTCCAGTGGGTGGTTGCCCGGCGGCCGTCGAGGAGGCCCGCGGTGGCCAGGACGTAGGAGGCCGTGCACATCGAGACGATCCGCGCGCCGGCGGGGAGCCGGGACAGGGTCCGGGCCAGGTCGGCGGGCAGCCAGTCCACCGCACCGGGGTCCGCGCCGTCGGCACCGGGGCCACAGATGAAGGGTGGGATCACGAGGGTGTCGGCGGTGGCGACGGCCTCGCCGCCGTGTTCCACCGTGATGCTGAAGTCGGCGCTGGTACGGACCGGACGGCCATCGAGGCTGCAGGTGAGGATCTCGTAGAGGGGTGCGTCGTCCGGGCCTCGGGCCGTGCCGAAGATCCGCACCGGAATGGTCATCTCGAAGGGGTAGACCCCGTCGAGGGCCAGGACGACGACCCGGTGGGCACGTTCAGCAGTCATGGCCAGATCTTTTCACATCGTGTCACTCCGGCCACTCGTCCGCCTCGGTTCCGATCGGCATCCTTGATCACATGACGACGACGAAGACGCAGAACGAGCGGGCCGAGCAGGCCGATCGGGCCGGGCGGACCATGCGGGCCGTCACCCAGACCGGTTTCGGCGGCCCCGAAGTGCTCCGCCTCACCGAGACCGTGCGTCCCGAGCCCGGGCCCGCCGAAGTGCTCGTACGGATCCACGCCGCGGCCGTCAACCCCACCGACGTCTGGCACCGCGCCACCGGCGGACTGGCCGGTGCCGGTGTGCCGCCCGTACCGCTCGGCTGGGACCTCTCCGGCACCGTCGAGGCCGTCGGCATCGGCGTGACCCTCTTCCGGACGGGCGACGAGGTGTTCGGTATGCCCCGCCACCCGGCCCCGGCCGGCACCTACGCCGAGTACGCCACCTCCCCCGCCCGGCACCTCGCGCACAAGCCCGCCGGACTCGACCACGTACAGGCCGCCGCCCTCCCGCTGGCCGCCCTCACCGCCTGGCAGGCTCTGGTGGACACGGCCGACGTGCGGCCGGGACAGCGGGTACTGGTGCACGCGGCGGCCGGGGGCGTCGGCCACCTGGCCGTCCAGATCGCCAAGGCCCGCGGTGCGTACGTCATCGGCACCGCGAACGCCGCCAAGCACGCGTTCGTCCGCTCGCTCGGAGCCGACGAGGTGGTCGACTACCGCACCACCGACTTCGCCGAGGCCGTGTCCGGAGTGGACGTCGTCGTGGACACCATCGGTGGTGCTTACGGCCCGCGTTCGCTGCGCACCTTGAGGCCCGGCGGCATCGTGGTCTCCCTCGCCTCACCGGCCGAGGCGGCTCTGGCGCAGGAGGCGGCGGTGCTCGGCGTCCGGGCGGTGTTCATGGCCGTGGAGGCCGACCACGCGGGCATGCTGGCGATAGCTCAGCTCGTCGAGCGGGGTCAACTGCGCCCGCACATCGCGGAGGTGCTGCCACTGGCCGAGGCGGGCAAGGCGCACGAGCTCTCGCAATCCGGGCGCACCAGCGGCAAGATCGTACTGACCACGGGCGCCGCCAGGGCCACCGAAGCCGCCCGGGCCACCGGCGCCGACGCGATTCAGGGAGTCTGAGGAATGACCACGTACATCCTGGTCCCCGGTGCCTGGCACGGCGCCTGGACCTTCGAGCCGCTCGCCCGCGATCTGCGCAGCCTCGGGCACCACGCCTACCCGCTGAGCCTGACCGGACTCGGCAGCCGCAGACACCTGCTGACCCCGGCAGTGAACCTGGACACCCACATCGCGGACGTGGTGAACCTACTGGAGGACGAGGCGGTCACCGACGCCGTACTGGTCGCCCACAGCTACGGGGGCATGGTCATCACCGGCGCGGCCGACCGGGTCCCGGAGCGGGTGAAGGGCCTGGTGTACGTGGACGCGATGGTCCCGCAGGACGGCCAGTCGACCTGGTCCCTGGTGTCGGAGAACGAGCGCACGTGGTACCTCGACGGCACCGGGGAGAACGGCTACACCAGCGCCCCGCTCCCCTTCTTCGACCCGCGGGCCACCCCGCACCCACTGGCCTCGCTGCTCCAGGCGGTCCGCCTGGAGGGGGATCTGGCACGCTTCGCCGAGAAGTCGTACGTCTACGCCACGAAGTGGCCGACGCCGTCGCCCTTCACGGATCTGTACGAGCGGCTGAGCCACTCGCCGCAGTGGCGCACGCACGCCGTCGAGAGCGGCCACAACGTGATGCGGGAGGCACCGCAGGAACTGCTGAAGGTGCTACTGAGCCATGCCTGAGCGGCGCGGCCAGAGCCTGTTTCCTCCGGCCGGAGGGACTCGCTGACCTTGGGACCAGGACCCGTGACGACCACTGCCCTGACGCGTCTTTCTGACCACGGACAACGGGGAATACCTCCCTTGGGTCGTCCGGCCAGGCCTCGAGCCGGACCGGTGGACCGTCATGGTGAACGAGGCGCGCGGCGACCGGTGGGAGCGTTTCGCCGTGTCCTGCACGCAGTTCCTCGCGGCTGCCCTCGATGGCGAGCTGCGGTCGTGCATCCTCCCCTCCTCGTTCCCCCGCGCTGC carries:
- a CDS encoding PadR family transcriptional regulator; the encoded protein is MEPGDSTKQARAAAQLRKGVLEYCVLALMRDRPRYGVELLHALEDSGALATSQGTVYPLLSRLRRDDLVTTTWQESTSGPPRRYYALTDSGRAALEEFTRVWPGFRNAVDSFLATPHTSTGDLA
- a CDS encoding GlxA family transcriptional regulator, which codes for MTAERAHRVVVLALDGVYPFEMTIPVRIFGTARGPDDAPLYEILTCSLDGRPVRTSADFSITVEHGGEAVATADTLVIPPFICGPGADGADPGAVDWLPADLARTLSRLPAGARIVSMCTASYVLATAGLLDGRRATTHWNEAEHFQRAFPQVRVDADVLFVDGGQVLTAAGVAAGVDLCLHLLRRDHGSAVANRVARLCVVPPWREGGQAQFIERPVPEVSQASTAATREWALSRLGRPIALAELARHAGMSVRTFSRRFRDEVGMTPGQWLTRQRVEHARRLLEVTDLPVDRIAQEAGLGTGASLRRHMAHAIGVAPMVYRQTFRARAN
- a CDS encoding NADP-dependent oxidoreductase, with translation MTTTKTQNERAEQADRAGRTMRAVTQTGFGGPEVLRLTETVRPEPGPAEVLVRIHAAAVNPTDVWHRATGGLAGAGVPPVPLGWDLSGTVEAVGIGVTLFRTGDEVFGMPRHPAPAGTYAEYATSPARHLAHKPAGLDHVQAAALPLAALTAWQALVDTADVRPGQRVLVHAAAGGVGHLAVQIAKARGAYVIGTANAAKHAFVRSLGADEVVDYRTTDFAEAVSGVDVVVDTIGGAYGPRSLRTLRPGGIVVSLASPAEAALAQEAAVLGVRAVFMAVEADHAGMLAIAQLVERGQLRPHIAEVLPLAEAGKAHELSQSGRTSGKIVLTTGAARATEAARATGADAIQGV
- a CDS encoding alpha/beta fold hydrolase — translated: MTTYILVPGAWHGAWTFEPLARDLRSLGHHAYPLSLTGLGSRRHLLTPAVNLDTHIADVVNLLEDEAVTDAVLVAHSYGGMVITGAADRVPERVKGLVYVDAMVPQDGQSTWSLVSENERTWYLDGTGENGYTSAPLPFFDPRATPHPLASLLQAVRLEGDLARFAEKSYVYATKWPTPSPFTDLYERLSHSPQWRTHAVESGHNVMREAPQELLKVLLSHA